The Pseudomonadota bacterium region GGCCTGGATCTGGTCCTGCAGGCTGGTTTCTGATTCCCCTGTCAGCAGGACGCCCGGAATATTCTGGTCAAAGTCCGTCCTGACAGCGTCCATCACGTCCAGTCCCGTCATGCCTCCCGGCAGGCGGAAATCGGACAGGACAATATNNNNNNNNNNGGACAATATCCGGCCTGAAGTTTTTTTCATGGATAGCCTCAAGGGCTGCTTCGGCCCGGGATGCGGCCAGGGGAACGGCGCCCCAGTCCTCCAGCATCATCTCCAGCGCCATCAGCTGGATGACGTCATCCTCCACCACCAGGACTTTCTTTCCCGCAAGGCCAGTGCCT contains the following coding sequences:
- a CDS encoding hybrid sensor histidine kinase/response regulator, with protein sequence IVLSDFRLPGGMTGLDVMDAVRTDFDQNIPGVLLTGESETSLQDQIQARRISLVTKPVNPACLHQALVSVVT